The Plutella xylostella chromosome 9, ilPluXylo3.1, whole genome shotgun sequence genome has a segment encoding these proteins:
- the LOC125488978 gene encoding uncharacterized protein LOC125488978, whose translation MQAGSSAGRFDSPRPAFREESKVGELIKQQNTYFRAFKRMIDNLNIDDIEEKWEVDDELRNLQTRWNQMDALHLQIDNILQGSDPSYDTMFMNYEMTYKQTKRQLNKRIGAMNHQHQMTPQVDIPKFAGDYSQWPTFLDLFTGAIHANPGLSKAQKMQQLKGKLRGEAERLIQHLNVSSDNYDTAWDILTHRYNNAQILFTKQIETFLNQASIQKQNAVELKRLHDVTNECIYAIRNLGVDTTTWDPLLVHLLVKKLDSQTYTEYMESRSAPRDLPTFDELMLFLEAKFTALEPLSRGEKADIAVTNKQPQRHIREKPEKSFNTANYNYSRFYNANAVVKCGMCNTSSHALYQCKKFEALTPDMKLKTVSRQGLCINCLYYHERNVCNSNKRCRECYGQHNTLLHAAIKAEQVAPNKSGKHRQQPRQQNANHIANDDDEVLLTTVQVRVRAVDGTYITLRALLDQGSQVTLITENAAQRLRLPRQHTSALISGVTSASKMGKGKIQLECKSMHDDFTFTTEALVMAKVVNNLPNHSMPKKNYQHMQHLQLADPEYNICRPIDMLLDAKVYSEILMNGLLKGSSSEPIAQQTKLGWIISGRVTFNCNVVIHNLEDISTYWELENVMDDNSDMTKRDQYCEEFYNKTTNRLSDGRYEVRLPMKNNFESQLGVSKPQAVAQFMQLERKLAKDKRLHDSYHQFINEYIELGHMKECVTSADTQCFLPHHGVHKQDSSTTKLRVVFNASAKTSTGHSLNDLMECGPKLQTDIQSLLLRWRTHRYVLNDCEKMYRMVLIHEQDQLLQKVIWRNTPQEALKEFQLCNIWNTIGALACHENHATIGEG comes from the coding sequence ATGCAGGCAGGTTCTAGTGCGGGGCGATTTGACAGCCCACGACCGGCGTTCCGTGAGGAGTCAAAGGTTGGGGAGCTTATTAAGCAACAAAATACGTACTTCCGAGCGTTCAAAAGGATGATTGACAACTTGAACATCGATGACATAGAGGAAAAGTGGGAAGTGGATGATGAATTGCGTAATTTGCAGACGCGTTGGAACCAAATGGATGCTTTACACTTACAAATTGACAACATTTTGCAGGGCTCAGACCCATCATATGACACCATGTTTATGAATTACGAAATGACATACAAGCAAACCAAGCGACAGCTAAACAAGAGAATAGGCGCAATGAACCACCAGCATCAGATGACTCCGCAGGTGGATATTCCAAAATTTGCAGGCGACTATTCACAATGGCCGACCTTTTTAGACCTTTTTACTGGCGCGATTCATGCAAATCCTGGGTTGTCAAAAGCACAGAAGATGCAGCAACTGAAGGGGAAATTGCGTGGGGAAGCAGAACGACTCATACAACACCTGAATGTCTCCTCTGACAATTATGACACGGCCTGGGACATTCTAACCCATCGCTACAACAACGCGCAGATTTTGTTTACTAAGCAAATAgaaacatttttaaaccaaGCTTCCATACAGAAACAAAATGCCGTCGAACTAAAGAGGCTTCATGACGTCACCAATGAATGCATCTATGCAATCCGGAATCTGGGAGTTGACACTACAACATGGGACCCGCTGTTAGTCCATTTACTGGTAAAGAAGTTGGACTCCCAAACCTACACCGAATATATGGAGTCTCGTAGCGCTCCACGTGACCTTCCTACTTTCGACGAGCTGATGTTATTCTTGGAGGCTAAGTTCACGGCATTAGAGCCGCTTAGTAGAGGGGAGAAGGCAGACATTGCAGTGACAAACAAGCAGCCGCAACGACACATTCGAGAGAAACCGGAAAAATCGTTTAACACAGCAAATTACAACTACAGCAGATTTTATAATGCAAATGCAGTCGTCAAGTGTGGAATGTGCAATACTAGCAGTCATGCACTCTACCAATGCAAAAAATTTGAAGCGTTAACACCTGACATGAAGCTAAAAACTGTGTCAAGGCAGGGCTTGTGTATCAACTGCCTCTATTACCACGAGCGAAATGTATGTAACTCGAACAAGCGTTGTCGAGAATGCTACGGGCAACATAATACCTTATTGCATGCAGCAATAAAGGCGGAGCAAGTAGCACCGAATAAGTCGGGCAAACATCGACAACAACCTCGTCAGCAGAATGCGAACCACATTGCCAACGACGATGATGAAGTATTACTCACCACGGTGCAGGTGCGCGTGCGGGCGGTAGATGGCACGTACATTACTCTTAGAGCCCTTCTGGATCAAGGCTCCCAGGTTACTCTCATCACCGAGAATGCTGCTCAACGTCTACGACTGCCACGACAACATACAAGCGCCTTGATATCGGGTGTGACGTCGGCCTCGAAAATGGGCAAAGGAAAAATACAATTAGAATGCAAGTCTATGCATGATGATTTTACTTTCACCACAGAGGCACTTGTCATGGCTAAGGTGGTTAATAATCTTCCCAATCATTCGATGCCTAAGAAAAATTATCAACACATGCAACATTTGCAATTAGCTGACCCCGAATACAACATCTGCAGGCCCATTGACATGCTACTAGACGCAAAGGTATATTCTGAGATACTTATGAATGGTTTACTTAAGGGCTCGTCATCTGAACCAATTGCTCAACAGACCAAACTTGGCTGGATAATATCAGGGCGAGTAACGTTTAATTGCAATGTCGTTATTCATAATCTTGAGGATATCTCCACATATTGGGAACTGGAAAATGTAATGGATGACAACAGTGATATGACAAAGCGTGACCAATATTGTGAGGAGTTTTACAACAAAACTACAAACCGTCTATCCGATGGCCGATATGAGGTAAGACTACccatgaaaaataattttgaatcaCAGCTGGGAGTCTCAAAACCACAAGCCGTTGCACAATTCATGCAGCTGGAGCGGAAGCTCGCTAAGGATAAAAGGTTACATGACAGCTATCATCAATTTATAAATGAGTACATCGAATTGGGACACATGAAGGAGTGTGTGACGAGCGCAGATACGCAATGTTTCTTGCCGCACCATGGTGTCCATAAGCAAGACTCGAGTACAACTAAACTAAGAGTCGTGTTTAATGCATCAGCTAAGACATCAACCGGCCACAGTTTAAATGACTTGATGGAATGTGGGCCGAAGTTACAAACTGACATTCAAAGTTTATTGTTACGCTGGAGGACACATCGATATGTGTTGAATGACTGTGAAAAGATGTACCGGATGGTTTTGATTCATGAACAGGACCAACTACTGCAGAAGGTCATCTGGAGGAATACCCCGCAGGAAGCACTCAAGGAATTCCAACTCTGCAACATATGGAACACGATCGGCGCCCTGGCTTGCCATGAGAACCATGCAACAATTGGCGAGGGATGA